Proteins encoded in a region of the Streptomyces liliiviolaceus genome:
- a CDS encoding adenosine deaminase, with protein sequence MTASPTDSRNDVRPDVRPDTDTVRRLPKAVLHDHLDGGLRPATLVELAAAVGHTLPTTDPDALAAWYYEAANSGDLVCYIATFEHTLAVMQTREGLLRTAEEYVLDLAADGVVYGEVRYAPELMLDGGLTLPEVVETVQEGLAAGMAKAADAGTPVRVGTLLCGMRMFDRSREIADLAVAFRDAGVVGFDIAGAEDGFPPADHLDAFAHLRAENVPFTIHAGEAHGLPSIHQALQVCGAQRIGHGVRITDDIVDGKLGRVAEWIRDRRIALEMCPTSNLQTGAATSIADHPITRLRDLGFRVTLNTDNRLVSGTTMTREMSLLVEEAGWTLGDLRTVTVNALKSAFIPFDERNALIRDVVLPGYDLATR encoded by the coding sequence ATGACCGCGTCTCCCACCGACTCCCGTAACGACGTCCGTCCCGACGTCCGTCCCGACACGGACACCGTCCGCCGGCTCCCCAAGGCCGTCCTGCACGACCACCTCGACGGCGGTCTGCGCCCCGCGACGCTCGTCGAACTCGCCGCCGCGGTCGGCCACACCCTCCCCACCACCGACCCGGACGCGCTCGCCGCCTGGTACTACGAGGCGGCCAACTCGGGCGACCTCGTCTGCTACATCGCCACCTTCGAGCACACCCTCGCGGTCATGCAGACCCGCGAGGGCCTGCTGCGCACCGCCGAGGAGTACGTGCTCGACCTCGCCGCGGACGGCGTCGTCTACGGCGAGGTCCGCTACGCCCCCGAGCTGATGCTCGACGGCGGGCTCACCCTGCCCGAGGTCGTCGAGACCGTGCAGGAGGGCCTGGCCGCCGGCATGGCGAAGGCGGCGGACGCCGGTACGCCCGTCCGGGTCGGCACGCTGCTGTGCGGCATGCGGATGTTCGACCGCAGCCGCGAGATCGCGGACCTGGCCGTTGCGTTCCGGGACGCGGGTGTCGTCGGCTTCGACATCGCGGGCGCCGAGGACGGCTTCCCGCCCGCCGACCACCTCGACGCGTTCGCGCACCTGCGCGCCGAGAACGTCCCGTTCACCATCCACGCCGGTGAGGCGCACGGCCTGCCCAGCATCCACCAGGCCCTCCAGGTCTGCGGCGCCCAGCGCATCGGCCACGGCGTCCGGATCACCGACGACATCGTGGACGGCAAGCTCGGCCGCGTCGCCGAGTGGATACGCGACCGCCGGATCGCCCTGGAGATGTGCCCCACCTCCAACCTCCAGACCGGCGCGGCCACCTCGATCGCGGACCACCCGATCACCCGGCTGCGCGACCTGGGCTTCCGCGTCACCCTCAACACCGACAACCGGCTGGTCTCCGGCACGACCATGACCCGCGAGATGTCCCTGCTCGTCGAGGAGGCGGGCTGGACCCTCGGCGACCTCCGTACGGTCACGGTCAACGCCCTCAAGAGCGCGTTCATCCCGTTCGACGAGCGCAACGCGCTGATCCGGGACGTCGTCCTGCCGGGGTACGACCTCGCGACGCGCTGA
- a CDS encoding VOC family protein produces MRRVALVTLVVDDYDEAIRFYTEALGFRLAEDTPRPDGSRWVVVEPDTAGHGTGLLLARAKGETQRERIGDQTGGRVGFFLHTDDFARDHARMTAAGVTFLEEPRHETYGSVAVFQDLYGNRWDLLQPAAPDTPAQ; encoded by the coding sequence ATGCGACGCGTTGCCCTGGTCACCCTCGTCGTCGACGACTACGACGAGGCGATCCGCTTCTACACCGAAGCCCTCGGATTCCGGCTCGCCGAGGACACCCCGCGGCCCGACGGATCCCGCTGGGTCGTCGTGGAGCCGGACACCGCCGGCCACGGCACCGGGCTCCTGCTGGCCCGCGCCAAGGGCGAGACACAGCGCGAGCGGATCGGCGACCAGACCGGCGGCCGGGTCGGCTTCTTCCTGCACACCGACGACTTCGCCCGCGACCATGCCCGGATGACCGCCGCCGGCGTGACCTTCCTGGAGGAGCCGCGGCACGAGACGTACGGTTCGGTCGCCGTCTTCCAGGACCTGTACGGGAACCGGTGGGACCTCCTGCAGCCTGCCGCCCCCGACACGCCCGCCCAGTAG
- a CDS encoding dienelactone hydrolase family protein yields MSETPRSTGAPAHQNVTFPSGGTTAHGYLALPPAGRGPGVIVIQEWWGLTDHIADVTERLAKEGFVALAPDLYGGNVAHESSEAYRMMQELPVPRGVELLSGAVDHLLAMPEVTSDTVGSVGFCMGGGFVLYQAATDPRVRAAVPFYGVIQGEAPDFSGLKAQILGHYGERDSAIPVDSLTTLGETIREQSGITPDFRVYPADHAFFNDGRPEVHDPESSAQAWRSTVEFLHAQLG; encoded by the coding sequence ATGTCCGAGACGCCCAGGTCGACCGGGGCACCCGCCCATCAGAACGTCACCTTCCCGAGCGGCGGCACCACCGCGCACGGTTACCTGGCACTGCCACCGGCCGGACGAGGGCCCGGTGTCATCGTCATCCAGGAGTGGTGGGGCCTGACCGACCACATCGCCGACGTCACCGAGCGGCTGGCGAAGGAGGGCTTCGTGGCTCTGGCCCCGGACCTCTACGGCGGCAATGTCGCCCATGAGAGCTCCGAGGCGTACCGGATGATGCAGGAGCTGCCCGTGCCGCGCGGGGTCGAGCTGCTGTCCGGCGCCGTCGACCATCTGCTGGCCATGCCGGAGGTCACCTCCGACACCGTCGGCTCGGTCGGCTTCTGCATGGGCGGCGGTTTCGTCCTCTACCAGGCGGCCACCGACCCCCGCGTCCGCGCCGCCGTACCGTTCTACGGCGTCATCCAGGGCGAGGCCCCGGACTTCTCCGGCCTCAAGGCCCAGATCCTCGGGCACTACGGCGAGCGCGACTCCGCCATCCCCGTGGACTCCCTCACCACGCTCGGCGAGACGATCCGCGAGCAGTCCGGCATCACCCCGGACTTCCGCGTCTACCCGGCCGACCACGCCTTCTTCAACGACGGCCGCCCGGAGGTCCACGACCCCGAGTCGTCCGCGCAGGCCTGGCGCAGCACGGTCGAGTTCCTGCACGCGCAGCTGGGCTGA
- a CDS encoding RICIN domain-containing protein, with product MRRFRPLLALTAAAAALTTALAVPSHAAEVPTAGVFYVQSAVTGLNAADSGGAVVQRNPKGNEDRQQWTLRATGTSYVLENTDTAGSCLGRSGGQARTVACTSADASWEITSTGTDRYRLKVPGADQYLTVGAKASGANYPAQLVVGAAGDPAAWYLTPVTSPTSPMPSAGQRTLDQVTFLTSHNAYANGVDGGFAPPFVNLVPNQSRGINQQLTDGVRGFMLDIHQTPDGAILCHNSCTLVSRPVALNVDLQRMVDFLRQNPSEIVTVFLEDYVDPGVLRSELAKVNGLSDVLYRPDRAGVRANGWPKVADLIAANDRLLLFTDHSRSADESAGLTRDSFGVMYQREWTVENYWSMGSGLGSSDWSCYSRWYDANTNVPLTATASPFRPLFVMNHFRDAAIASTATTDNTKLTDRAQRFCQPAARKKPNFLAVDRYDLGSPASAVATLNTYTY from the coding sequence ATGCGGAGATTCCGCCCCCTGCTCGCCCTCACCGCCGCCGCAGCGGCACTGACCACCGCCCTGGCCGTTCCCTCCCACGCCGCGGAGGTACCGACGGCGGGCGTGTTCTACGTACAGAGCGCGGTCACCGGCCTGAACGCCGCCGACAGCGGGGGAGCGGTCGTCCAGCGCAACCCCAAGGGCAACGAGGACCGCCAGCAGTGGACGCTCCGGGCCACCGGCACCTCGTACGTCCTGGAGAACACCGACACGGCCGGCAGCTGCCTGGGCCGGTCCGGGGGACAGGCGAGGACCGTCGCCTGCACGAGTGCCGACGCCTCGTGGGAGATCACGTCGACGGGCACCGACCGCTACCGGCTCAAGGTGCCCGGCGCCGACCAGTACCTGACCGTCGGCGCCAAGGCCTCCGGCGCCAACTACCCCGCGCAGCTCGTCGTCGGCGCGGCGGGCGACCCGGCCGCCTGGTACCTGACCCCGGTGACGTCCCCGACCTCCCCGATGCCCTCCGCGGGCCAGCGCACCCTGGACCAGGTCACGTTCCTCACCTCCCACAACGCCTACGCGAACGGCGTCGACGGCGGGTTCGCCCCGCCCTTCGTCAACCTCGTCCCGAACCAGAGCCGGGGCATCAACCAGCAACTCACCGACGGCGTACGCGGGTTCATGCTGGACATCCACCAGACCCCGGACGGCGCGATCCTCTGCCACAACAGCTGCACCCTCGTCAGCCGGCCCGTGGCCCTGAACGTGGACCTCCAGCGCATGGTCGACTTCCTGCGGCAGAACCCGAGCGAAATCGTCACGGTGTTCCTGGAGGACTACGTCGACCCGGGGGTTCTGCGCAGTGAACTGGCCAAGGTGAACGGCCTGTCCGACGTCCTCTACCGCCCGGACCGGGCCGGCGTACGCGCGAACGGCTGGCCGAAGGTGGCGGACCTGATCGCCGCCAACGACCGGCTGCTCCTCTTCACCGACCACAGCCGCTCCGCCGACGAGTCCGCCGGGCTCACCCGGGACAGCTTCGGCGTCATGTACCAGCGCGAGTGGACCGTGGAGAACTACTGGTCCATGGGCTCTGGCCTCGGCAGCTCCGACTGGTCCTGCTACAGCCGCTGGTACGACGCGAACACCAACGTCCCCCTCACGGCGACGGCGTCGCCCTTCCGCCCGCTCTTCGTGATGAACCATTTCCGGGACGCGGCGATCGCCTCGACCGCCACCACCGACAACACCAAACTCACCGACCGGGCGCAGCGGTTCTGCCAGCCCGCCGCCCGCAAGAAGCCCAACTTCCTCGCGGTGGACCGGTACGACCTCGGCTCACCGGCCTCGGCGGTGGCGACGCTGAACACGTACACGTACTGA
- a CDS encoding DUF5709 domain-containing protein, translating to MSDDHMADDVHQPTGTNEEQADAAPLDLQDAVDERTYDDVLDEGYSPPEKPLGVTKSGVTAAEQHEGESLDERLRQEVPDEETPVGDAVGDLPYGEGEATDPGAGDERAGRLVAPDEGAHEDRTKEAVASDIGIDGGAAGAEEAAVHLIPEEEELPPTPLRRD from the coding sequence ATGAGCGACGACCACATGGCCGACGACGTCCACCAGCCCACGGGGACCAACGAGGAGCAGGCGGACGCGGCGCCGCTGGATCTCCAGGACGCGGTGGACGAACGTACGTACGACGATGTGCTCGACGAGGGCTATTCACCGCCCGAGAAGCCGCTGGGGGTCACCAAGAGCGGTGTCACGGCGGCCGAGCAGCACGAGGGCGAGAGCCTCGACGAACGGCTGCGCCAGGAGGTCCCCGACGAGGAGACCCCGGTCGGCGACGCCGTCGGGGACCTGCCCTACGGAGAAGGCGAGGCGACCGACCCCGGGGCCGGCGACGAGCGCGCGGGGCGGCTGGTGGCGCCCGACGAGGGCGCGCACGAGGACAGGACGAAGGAGGCCGTCGCCTCGGACATCGGCATCGACGGCGGAGCCGCCGGTGCCGAGGAGGCCGCGGTCCATCTCATCCCCGAGGAGGAGGAGCTGCCGCCGACACCACTGCGGCGGGACTGA
- a CDS encoding DUF3662 domain-containing protein, producing the protein MSTLTGLERAMERLGGSLLAHFRHKEPVELIEALHKECDDHIVVCSESRTVVPNAYEVELAEFAHEELERNGGRIDQVLTDSLLRYGEKQGYEWAGPLTVHVTRSPDLPNGRYRVASAVMKHVRAGAFQH; encoded by the coding sequence GTGAGCACACTCACTGGTCTGGAACGAGCCATGGAACGCCTCGGGGGGTCCCTGCTCGCGCATTTTCGCCACAAGGAGCCGGTCGAGCTGATCGAGGCCCTGCACAAGGAGTGCGACGACCACATCGTGGTGTGCAGCGAGAGCCGGACCGTCGTGCCCAACGCCTACGAGGTCGAGCTGGCCGAGTTCGCCCACGAGGAGCTGGAGCGCAACGGCGGGCGGATAGACCAGGTGCTCACCGACAGCCTGCTGCGGTACGGGGAGAAGCAGGGCTATGAATGGGCCGGCCCGCTGACCGTGCACGTCACCCGGTCACCGGACCTGCCCAACGGCCGGTACCGGGTGGCGAGCGCGGTCATGAAGCATGTACGGGCCGGTGCCTTCCAGCACTGA
- a CDS encoding glycoside hydrolase family 19 protein: MSRRRLSAFVAAIVLGTAAPVLLPASGASAAACSSYPSWVAGKSYVTGNIVRYTDGKAYIAEHDNPGYDPTISTWYWEPYACDNGPTNPSGFVVSEAQFNQMFPNRNSFYSYSGLKAAMSAYPAFANTGSDTVKKQEAAAFLANVNHETGGLVHIVEQNTANYPHYCDWGQPYGCPAGQAAYYGRGPIQLSWNFNYKAAGDALGIDLLNNPWLVQNDSAVAWKTGLWYWNTQSGPGSMTGHNAMVNGAGFGQTIRSINGSLECDGKNPAQVQSRVDSYQRFVGILGTTAGNNLYC, translated from the coding sequence GTGTCCAGGCGCCGTCTCTCCGCGTTCGTGGCCGCGATCGTCCTCGGAACCGCCGCACCGGTGCTGTTGCCGGCCTCGGGCGCGTCCGCCGCGGCCTGTTCGAGCTACCCGAGCTGGGTGGCCGGCAAGTCCTACGTGACCGGCAACATCGTCCGGTACACCGACGGCAAGGCCTACATAGCCGAGCACGACAACCCTGGCTACGACCCCACCATCAGCACCTGGTACTGGGAGCCGTACGCCTGCGACAACGGACCCACCAACCCCTCCGGGTTCGTCGTCAGCGAGGCACAGTTCAACCAGATGTTCCCGAACCGGAACTCCTTCTACAGCTACAGCGGGCTCAAGGCCGCGATGAGCGCCTACCCGGCCTTCGCGAACACCGGCAGCGACACGGTGAAGAAGCAGGAGGCCGCGGCCTTCCTCGCCAACGTGAACCACGAGACCGGCGGCCTGGTCCACATCGTCGAGCAGAACACCGCCAACTACCCGCACTACTGCGACTGGGGCCAGCCCTACGGCTGCCCGGCCGGCCAGGCCGCGTACTACGGCCGCGGCCCCATCCAGCTCAGCTGGAACTTCAACTACAAGGCCGCGGGCGACGCGCTCGGCATCGACCTCCTGAACAACCCCTGGCTCGTGCAGAACGACTCGGCGGTCGCCTGGAAGACCGGCCTCTGGTACTGGAACACGCAGTCCGGTCCCGGCTCCATGACCGGCCACAACGCGATGGTCAACGGCGCGGGCTTCGGCCAGACCATCCGCTCCATCAACGGTTCGCTGGAGTGCGACGGCAAGAACCCGGCCCAGGTCCAGAGCCGCGTCGACAGCTACCAGCGGTTCGTCGGGATCCTCGGCACGACGGCGGGCAACAACCTGTACTGCTGA
- a CDS encoding aldehyde dehydrogenase family protein, whose product MNQPTPEQPADVVARLRATFRSGRTKPVEWRTGQLSRLREMLTTYGAALAAALHADLGKSSTEAFRTEIDFVVREIDHTLEHLEEWLRPEPAPVPAHLGADATGWTRYDALGVVLVIAPWNYPAQLLLAPMLGALAAGNAVVVKPSEMAPATSAELARLLPRYLDTDAVAVVEGGIPETTALLAERFDHIFYTGNGTVGRIVMTAAARHLTPVTLELGGKSPAFVDRGADLTVVAERLARGKFLNAGQTCVAPDYVLTDPETARALEPVLTEAVEKLYGADASTSAEYGRIINERHFDRLSGLLDSGRIVVGGGTDRATKYIAPTVLADVDPDAPVMREEIFGPVLPIVTVPGLDEAIDFINDRDKPLALYAFTESDTTRERLAAETSSGGLGLGLPLAHLTVSDLPFGGVGESGMGNYHGRYSIETFSHRKAVLEKPLS is encoded by the coding sequence GTGAACCAGCCCACCCCCGAGCAGCCCGCCGACGTCGTGGCCCGGCTGCGCGCCACCTTCCGCTCCGGCCGCACCAAGCCCGTCGAGTGGCGCACCGGCCAGCTGAGCCGCCTGCGCGAGATGCTCACCACGTACGGTGCCGCACTCGCCGCCGCCCTCCACGCAGACCTGGGCAAGAGCTCCACCGAGGCCTTCCGCACGGAGATCGACTTCGTCGTGCGGGAGATCGACCACACCCTCGAACACCTCGAAGAGTGGCTGCGCCCCGAGCCCGCCCCGGTCCCCGCGCACCTCGGCGCCGACGCGACCGGCTGGACGCGCTACGACGCGCTCGGCGTCGTCCTGGTCATCGCCCCCTGGAACTACCCGGCGCAGCTCCTGCTGGCCCCGATGCTCGGCGCGCTCGCCGCGGGCAACGCGGTGGTCGTCAAGCCCAGCGAAATGGCCCCCGCCACCTCCGCCGAACTGGCCCGGCTGCTGCCCCGCTACCTCGACACCGACGCCGTCGCCGTCGTCGAGGGCGGCATCCCGGAGACCACGGCCCTGCTCGCCGAGCGCTTCGACCACATCTTCTACACCGGCAACGGCACGGTCGGTCGCATCGTGATGACCGCCGCCGCCCGGCACCTCACCCCGGTCACCCTCGAACTCGGCGGCAAGTCCCCGGCCTTCGTCGACCGCGGCGCCGACCTGACCGTCGTCGCCGAGCGCCTGGCACGCGGCAAGTTCCTCAACGCCGGACAGACCTGTGTCGCACCCGACTACGTCCTCACCGACCCCGAGACCGCCCGCGCCCTGGAGCCCGTACTGACCGAGGCCGTCGAGAAGCTGTACGGGGCCGACGCGTCCACCTCCGCCGAGTACGGCCGGATCATCAACGAGCGGCACTTCGACCGGCTCAGTGGGCTGCTCGACTCCGGCCGGATCGTCGTCGGCGGCGGCACCGACCGTGCGACGAAGTACATCGCGCCGACCGTCCTGGCCGACGTCGACCCCGACGCGCCCGTCATGCGCGAGGAGATCTTCGGCCCGGTCCTGCCGATCGTCACCGTCCCCGGTCTCGACGAGGCCATCGACTTCATCAACGACCGCGACAAGCCCCTCGCCCTGTACGCCTTCACCGAGTCGGACACCACCCGGGAGCGGCTCGCCGCCGAGACCTCGTCCGGCGGCCTGGGTCTCGGTCTGCCGCTCGCCCATCTCACCGTCTCCGACCTCCCCTTCGGCGGAGTGGGGGAGAGCGGCATGGGCAACTACCACGGCCGCTACTCGATCGAGACGTTCAGCCACCGCAAGGCGGTACTGGAGAAGCCGCTGAGCTGA
- a CDS encoding MarR family winged helix-turn-helix transcriptional regulator, which yields MPTPSPRRSEDLAHLLTRAERLAARLLQSALEEHGCTLDAWRVLSLLSDGEGHPMTAVAEEAFLPPATLTKLVDHLVDQNLVHRRIDPLDRRRILAHLTPRGATYWRRVDRDVRTRWPALSGGDGDEELLRGLLLRLVDELDGAAAESSV from the coding sequence ATGCCGACCCCGTCTCCGCGCCGGTCCGAGGACCTCGCGCACCTCCTGACGCGGGCCGAACGGCTGGCGGCGCGCCTCCTCCAGAGCGCCCTGGAGGAACACGGCTGCACCCTCGACGCCTGGCGCGTGCTCTCCCTGCTCTCCGACGGCGAGGGGCACCCCATGACGGCGGTCGCCGAAGAGGCCTTCCTGCCGCCGGCGACCCTCACCAAACTGGTCGACCACCTCGTCGACCAGAACCTGGTCCACCGGCGGATCGACCCGCTCGACCGGCGGCGCATCCTGGCCCACCTCACCCCGCGCGGTGCGACGTACTGGCGGCGCGTCGACCGCGACGTGCGCACCCGGTGGCCCGCCCTGAGCGGTGGCGACGGCGACGAGGAACTGCTGCGCGGCCTGCTGCTCCGGCTGGTGGACGAGCTCGACGGGGCGGCGGCGGAATCGTCCGTCTGA